The following are from one region of the Achromobacter xylosoxidans genome:
- a CDS encoding SDR family oxidoreductase: protein MADHGIKGKTVIIAGGAKNLGGLIARDLAQQGARAVAVHYNSAATKADADATVAAVKAAGAQAIALQADLSSAGAMEKLFADAVAAVGRPDIAINTVGKVLKKPFTEITEAEYDEMAAVNSKSAFFFLKEAGRHVNDNGKICTLVTSLLGAFTPFYAAYAGTKAPVEHYTRAASKEFGARGISVTAVGPGPMDTPFFYPAEGADAVAYHKTAAALSPFSKTGLTDIEDVVPFIRFLVSDGWWITGQTVLINGGYTTK from the coding sequence ATGGCAGACCACGGAATCAAAGGAAAAACCGTCATCATCGCGGGCGGCGCGAAAAACCTGGGCGGACTGATCGCGCGCGATCTGGCGCAGCAAGGCGCACGCGCGGTGGCGGTGCATTACAACAGCGCGGCCACCAAGGCCGATGCGGACGCGACGGTCGCCGCCGTCAAGGCGGCGGGCGCGCAGGCCATTGCCTTGCAGGCCGACCTGAGCTCGGCCGGCGCGATGGAAAAGTTGTTCGCCGACGCGGTGGCCGCGGTGGGACGGCCGGACATTGCGATCAATACCGTCGGCAAAGTGCTGAAGAAGCCCTTCACCGAAATCACGGAAGCGGAATACGACGAGATGGCCGCGGTGAACTCGAAGTCCGCCTTCTTCTTCCTGAAGGAAGCCGGCCGCCACGTCAATGACAACGGCAAGATCTGCACGCTGGTCACATCGCTGCTGGGCGCATTCACGCCCTTCTACGCGGCCTACGCCGGCACCAAGGCGCCGGTGGAGCACTACACCCGCGCCGCCTCCAAGGAGTTCGGCGCGCGCGGCATTTCGGTGACGGCGGTAGGCCCCGGCCCCATGGACACGCCGTTCTTCTATCCGGCGGAAGGCGCCGACGCGGTGGCGTACCATAAGACCGCAGCCGCCTTGTCGCCATTCTCGAAAACCGGGCTTACCGACATCGAGGACGTCGTCCCCTTCATCCGCTTCCTGGTGTCGGACGGCTGGTGGATCACCGGCCAGACGGTGCTGATCAACGGCGGCTACACCACCAAATAG